Genomic window (Rosa chinensis cultivar Old Blush chromosome 6, RchiOBHm-V2, whole genome shotgun sequence):
TTCCTCATCGAGGGAATGGTCAGTACTGGTACCAGAAAAAAACTTGATAACTTCTGCAGAACTTGCTGTGTCCTGGGAGGCAGTCATATGTTGAAAGCTAGTTGCCTTCCGTGTAGCTGAAGAAAGATCTGGAACTTCCATAGGCTCAGAACTGGCATCAGACAGCTCGATGTAAACGTGTTGAGAAGTTGTTGCATCATGGACGGCAGTCACATTTTTGAAGCAAGATGCCCTGCGTGCTGCTGTAGAAGGATTTGGAACATCCACAGACTCCAGGCCAGTTTTCTGGTCATGTGAAATCTGAATTCTAGCCTTGCAGACTGTAATATTGGCCTCGATGATACATGTATCATTCACAAGATACCCTTTACTAGGGTCATGTAACTCATTTAGTGGAATTAAGGATGTGAAGCCACAGTCACTCCCCCCTCTATTGAAAACATGTCTACTTTCTGCAAAATAAAAATGTCAAAGATCAGATAAGACTCATCAAGAAGATAGGAGCTCCTTACAAGGTAATAATGAAATACTACTAATGGAAGCGGGAAGCCGCTTCCGGAACTTAGTGGTCTTATATGAACTCAATTAAGTTTATAATGGATGAAAAATACGGATAGTGAGCAGCAAATCAGTACACACAAAATGTAAGACTCCAGTATGTGGTTAAATAAGTAGTGACCTGGCAGGTTCAAGATCAAAACATGTCCTGGACTAGGACAGTGAAGATCAAAACACTTCATTTCTTGTCCAAGTTTAGTTATCTTGTAAGGTAATAGAGAGGGCAATTGTGCATTAATTCAATCACAAAGAACATCATTCTTTTGCAATTTGCAGTAAAAGTTGAGCAGAATGAAAGAGAAACAGGGAAACAACAATCACTAGTTCCatttaacaaattaaatttgCCATAAAATGATGGAATGGCAAGCCCAACAGgaaaagaacacaaacatgaaTGTAAAATAAACAACAGGAATCGCAAACAAAGTACCTTTGGTTATTGACTTGCTGCGCTGAAGTTGATTAACCATGGTCATGCTGAGTTGTGCATATCTAGACCACCCAAGTGGCAATTCTGAGCCACCTTCAACATCAAAAGACACCGACAAGTCGTCTACAGATTCCCTTCCGTTTGGAAACAAAAGAATCCGCCTGAATAAACAAACAAAGGAAAGTTCAGAACCATAACAAATCACAAAGCATACAAACTTTTAAGCATTTGAACGATATGAGGTGCTCAAAAGTACCATCTCAATTGACCAGTGAGGAAAGTGTCAGAGTACTTCTTGATACACAGCAAAGTAGAGAAATTGTCAATTTTCCATGTGATTGAGACATTATCTCCACTTGACCCATTAGAATCCATATTATCAACACTTCCAGAGATAAAAAGTGGAGTTCCTGCAAAATGGCATATATAAACATGTGTGCCATGCTAACTTGATGGATTACCTCTAATCACTATGAGAAAAGTTGAAGAACGGAAAAGATACCTTCCGATGGGCAGGGTTCAGCTAGAGGGATCTTCATTAAACTTTTCTGACATATAATGGTATCCCGAAACTCCATGAATCTATAATCTAGAACCTGTAGCCTCTGAGAATCCGTcatctttgaaaatccaaatgaTGACCAATTGTCTAGTAAATGGGGGACAGTGGGCAAGACCAGTCTCTCCACACCTAAATTCATTAGCATCTGAAACAAGAAAAGATAAGCAGACAAtaataaaatcaacaaaattatGTGACAACAGATCCAAGATTGCTAACAAACTGCAGGAACACATGGGATGTTACCTTTTCAAGCAGATGCATTAATAAACGACACATTCCACCTCGACGATATTGGAATTTGGTACCAATAAGTGGTATTTCTGCCACCTGTGCTCCATAGATCCTTTGAGCAAGAATATAGCAATTTTAAAGACCAAAACACTTACGATGCAATAGCTCACAATTTTCAAAGAAGCTTAACGCTCACCTTACAGTAGCTACACTTATTATTTCATCATTTTTCTCCAAAAGCATTGTATAAAACCCTTGACAGTTCATGCGATTACGATCCGACCTGGAAAAGTCCAAACGTTGGTTTCATGAGATTAattatcaaaacataaatttttaTCAAAAGATACAAAGCTTCAACAAGAATATAGTTATGGTAATAGTTTAAAGAGTCTTGCCAGGAAAGATGTGAGAATGACAGTATAATTACTTACCCTCTACTGAAAATGATATCTTCTGCAAGATCTGTACCAGTATGAGGTTTCTTAAAAGGCTTAAAGCACTCGTGCATCACAATAACGGCTAGATTGAGCCTGCTGTATGTCTCCGTGATGGCATCATTATTAGGCTCATTAGTATCTTTACTGTCAGACTTCAATAGTGACCAGGTTAGACTGTCAATACCCGCTGGAAATTGTTTCCCTAAACACTCGTGGAGGCCTAAGTATATCTGAAAGTTTGAAGCAGTCATGTCAACAACTCAACATCATCAATATGGAGAGAATAGGGAACAACGAGAAGCTTGTTATTATTATGTTGGCAAAAATAAGATCCATAACTCACAACACAGCTCCTGAAAAGTTAATCAAATATTAATTGAATGAATTAAAATTGGAATCTTGATATACAGGGATATATGTCGTCACTGATCTCCTTTTCAGGACAGATACTAAGTTGCACTTTTAGCTGACAGCTACACCTATTTCCAGTGTCATCATAAAGTTACTATCTCTTGTAGCAACATTGCATTGAGCCACCATCTAGATGAGTTAAGGAAATAAACTACAGTGGTATTATATACAGCTATGAGGTCATGTCATATATCTGTATAGGAGcattttttgtgttcaacaGATAAGCATTGTACACACTGCTTAAGCTAGTGTGGGTAGCTCTCTATAACAAATCCAGAAACAGAGCTCACAAAGAAGCCAAAACCAATCACAAAGGCAGCACATGCTGGTTCTTGACTAGTCAGTAATAATTATGTCATGATCTGATTTGGTCTAAAGtatctcaatatatatatatatatatatatatataacctgtTTTATCAGAACTATCATGCGTTATGGACACCAGTTTCCCAATCAAGCTGAGACACAAGGAAATGAATATCAAAAGAAGTAAAATACCAAATAGTGATGGAGGTACCTTTTTACAGCTCTCTCTGCAAAACCAGTTCCCTTTTGGATCACTTTCCAACATATCTGCACTTATTTTCCTCAGGCACCCAGTGTGATCTACACCAAATTGAAAAACATACTATGAGCCAATTTACACAATATTCTGAAGCATACATATGCTAACACAGATAGAAAgattttattttgatttgaatAAAATACAGGAAAATTAACCTACATTCACGCTCGCATTGACCACAGGTACGATAATGCATAGTAGGTTTTCTGTCTTTCTTGAGTATGCTTTGGCCACAAAGTCCACAACAGCAAGCTGGACAGAACCAGTCACCATCTGGAACATCCTGCAGAAGCAAAATAATTTAAGACAAACAAATCAAGAATCTCAAATTTTGGTCCTTAAATAAGTTCTGaggaaataagaaatttaaGCCAAGATGAAATACAAAACATGAAACAGCAGACATTTACAAGCTGTGAAGAGAGAAGCACAAACAAAATTATTTACCTTCAACCCAATGCAACTCTTGTGGAATGCTGAGGGACACAGATCGCATAAAACCAAATGACCACCATCACAACACACAGTACAAAAGGAATCATTTTCGCCTGGAGTCCAATTACCCTTAATCCTACCATGTGGTTGTGATCTGCAGCTCCTCTTCCTTTTTTCACTTAAGAGTTGCATCTGGCAATCTAAGATAGACCTTCCATCGTCCAGAAAAATATTGGCTGCAGGTATGTGGTTACTGCAGCCAACATGATTCTCACTGCAGCCTGCATGACTTTCAAAGTCACAAAGACTAAACACCTTCTGGCAACAGTTGCATACTATCCCCAGTCGACTTATTGTCCCTTGTGCCATTGGATGACTGCCTTTTGCAGTACAATAATGTACTTTCTCACTTGGAAAAACCACATCATTGTCAATCAGCCATGATAAGATTGTACAAGGACGATAGTGTGCGGAAGTAAGAGTAACCTTTTCCTGCACTAGTTTTCGTGACCTCAGCACACGAGTTGGCTTACTACCAGCCAGACCAGTTCTGTATCCAGAAGAAGATGCAGATGCCTTTCGCCTTTTCAGCTTTGGAGGGTTAGCATTGTGTTCGTTTTCGCTATTCAAATTGTCAAACTCCACAACATTGCTCCACCATGACATAATATCACGATTTCTGGTCCACTTTTTGCGTACATAATGATTCACTCTCTGATCCTTCCTTCTACCAAGCCAAAAGCATAAGATGTAAGCAACAGATCTTCATCTAGTTCATGCAGCTATTCACCAAAcccatttaaataattaaaaaataaaaaaattgttctTGGGAGAAGTTTATCCTAGTTTCAAAGACTAAGTAGATCATCACCACTCCATTCAAATATAAATTTGGGGGTAAAGTGCTACAAACCCCAGCTCCCCTGTAATATGTCCCCAGATTTAATTTTCTTCGAATCAAGTTGACTGAaacttttacacaaaatttccCCAAAACTCCAAAAGACCCGATTTCTAACAAAACAAGATCTTTAGTGATAAAATGCATGTTATTAGGACAAGACAGAAACTTTTATAAGGAAGGAGATTTTAGCTTTAGGAGCTCCTCTCTCAAAGTAAAGGCTTTTTTCACCAAACTCACACCCAACAAAGGGTAGAGATGCCCAAAAGTATCACATTTGAGtctatttttaccaaaaaagaaGACCCATAAACGGATTACTCTGAAGCTAATTACAGAGGCAGATCTGAAATACAAAACCCAACCTTGAAActagataaatcaaaccatccatACCTTTCCATTGACGATTTCCAGAGAGTGATCTGCAGAAGAAATGAAAGTTGAGGCAGAACGACTCAGTAAAAtgcagagagaagaaaatagtGAGTGGTTTAAGAGCAAGAGAGAAACTTGTACAAAATTTTGTACCAACAATCTTAAAGAGCAGGTAATGAATATGGGTTGCAAAAGAAAAGCAGAAAATTGCCATTTTCGGAAAAGTATTGAACTGAAGAAGTAAAGAGAACTGACAATATGAAGATTACAAGTAATTGACTAGAAGATAAAAGAGCTGCTCTGAGATGGTCCCACTACAACCAAGGACGAACTAACTGAGAATTGAAATGTAAAGATGAAGGTGAACTGAGAATTGAAATGTAAAGATGAAGGTCACCATCATCTCTTACATGAATTTGAAACAAACTTTTGATGCCCTATATAATACGTGTTACACATTGCTTTTTCTTTAGGGTTTATGCTATAGGGCAACTTAATACGTGTTACACAAGCAAGAACTATGATCTTCAATAACAATACACGAGGGCTTAACACTAGAAGAACATGCTTCATGTTAAACGAAAACTTTGACCCCCGACGTTATTGTGATTAATGTGAAAGTGAACCTTTAACTCTACTAACCGTTATGTCTGGGATTAGACCAAGCCTTGATGTCAGTTCACTCACTCTCCTAGTGAATGTAGGAGATTTGCTAGAGATTATGAGCTATCGAGATTTTTCATTAAGTCATAAACTAGCGGTGTATGTGCGGTGAATATTGTTGCATAGCTTGGAGGTTCGTCTTAGCGAGGTTCATTTCCTTTCTAAAACATATATTTGCTGCCTTTttatctttttaacaaaacttgAGTTATCCATTGTCCGAGTTGACCTTTTTTTGGGTTCAATGTTCTAACAACTAAAACGCAAGGCATGCCAATCGGAGCATCAAATGTCAACTCTAGATGTCTATGTTAGGGATCCAAACCCCGCATGGTTATTAAGCTGCGAAAGATACTAATGCTTCCTATTAGTAGTGGGTGATTGGGGGTTACAGTTATATGTTATTTTAGAGATACTGAGATAGTACcttcaaatcaaaataaaagataatctCTTGAAACCTCTTTTATCTAACACAACCAGCCAACAAGTTATTGCTTTTAATTGTCGACTAGGTCTATCGCCCATGTTGTTCTTCACCAATAGAGGGAAAGAGGAAAGAGGAAAGTGGAAAGAGGGAGGTACCTAGGTGGTGTCAGTCGAGCCTTGGGTAGTAAGAGAGACGATGGAAGTTAGTGTACGTTGATTATTCATTATTGTAGAAAATAAAGCCAACAGAAAATACTTTTGTAAATAACGAACAACAAGATTATAATAAATTGAAGTACCAAAAATGTAGCCACAACACCATAATTACTTATGCAATCATTGTCATGGATGCAATCCTCCTGTTCGAGATACAACATCTTATACACATAACAGCATCGTATACAAATATCAGATGTGAGAGTTCTCTTTAAAGTTTAATGATCTATTCAGAGAGTGGATGCCACCTGTAGAGATATGAGGCACATCATTTTCCCAAAGTCTGCAACATAATCCCTAGTCTTTGATCCCTAATAAGCAAACCGTCCTATACGTGGATGTTAATCGTTAATCCCTAGTCCTTGAACCCTAAGCAAACCCTCACGATCTTGGAGATCATAGAAAGTTGATTCATCCTATTCTCAATGGCAAAGGGTAGTCAATAGGTGGCTCCTTGCAAAAAGGAAGCATTCTTAATTGATAGTCATCAGTTTCTTCCAACATCTCATATGAAACTATTTTTATCGCACAAATATgaatttaaaatgaaatgatGTACAATTAAATTCAATGATTTTTATGTTTGCCAAGGTTATATATAAGTATATTGAGAGaacgaaaaataaaatgaaagaaTGCTTTCTTCCATTTCCGTTTAAAATGGCAAATACCAATGTTCTATCATTGTTATTCACTGTCACACTGGCAATATGTATGCAAATGTGCAACGCATAGTGTATGCTTCTTGCAAAGTGGCGGTGAATTGGTGATGATTGTATATTTGTATCAAACACATGAAGTTTAACAtatatttgattttttgttATATTGGAAGCGGATCGAAATTTTGATCTATTCTAGTGTTAACTAATTTTCCCTCAACACTTTGCTAACCCAAGAAACGTGCATGTagtctaacttttttttttatattccgGACGACAATGTAACTTCTCACCCCACCTCATCTCATCTCTGATGTTAGTGAGATTTGAATCTGTGACCCCCACTGTGTTAGTTAGGCTAGCTAACCAACATGCCACAACTTACCGACGTGCATGTAGTTTAACCTATACATGATGGAATTCTAAAATTATAAGACTAATCAAAATGAAAGTCATAAATAGTGATATACATTCTAAattaatcataatttgatttatatCATCTGATCCATTCCTTGCAGCATGGAATGAAATTTTAAGAAAAGCAAATGCATTGCAGTATGAATCTCTCTGTATTGGACGCTATACTTCAACGTATAGTGTAATCAATTACATTGCGAATTTGATTAAGAAATCACTATTATACCGTCCATTTGTATAAGAACTTGCCCTAATGCTGAATGCATTGTCTCTAAATATTTGTGGGCTTTGCTCTTTGATAGTGAATTCTCCGAAGGTCCTAAACTCTGCTTAAGCCCATCGTGGTCGTTCATTGCGAAATTATTTGGTTGGATGTGGGTGATTATTTGCGACATTTCTATATATAAGCTGTAGACAATCAAGTTATAAACGTCCTAAAATACCTTAAACCCTAATGTGGTTGGATGGTTTAAAATTTTGATTTCGATCAAAATTTTAACAATTTAAATTTATGAAATTTCGAGTGTCAACATAAATATCGCAAAATGTTTGCAAATATCGGtacataaaaattaatttttgttaaaggaaaaacacattatgtgtctttttttttttttttagaagatgaaaattccattaataaccaaacagatTACATAGCattagatccatagttacggGACCGTCAACATGAGTGACTTCCACGAGCCAAAAAGGCCCAACTCCTAACCAAATTTTACGCTCATACCCGCAAACTACAATGACTAACCACCAAACATGTACCGATACAACCCAGCCACCAACATTACGATGAACTATTTTCACCCATTCGGACACCGCGATCCAAAATcgccagaccacgtgtaagggtgattcacaATCACATTAATAACCAAAAAGCACCGACAAAAGATCAGACCACGACACACCCATGAAACCAAAACAACCTAACCCTCGCTCAATTGAGGAGGGACTTATTATacctaaacaaaaaccaaaacctaaaaaacctaaccaaaaaccaCAAACAAAAAACCTAATAGAAAAGAGAATCCTATCACCGCAACACGCTTCCAATTTCCTTGACATCAGACCCCAACCACCAGCAAACCACC
Coding sequences:
- the LOC112173256 gene encoding uncharacterized protein LOC112173256 isoform X2 — protein: MERKDQRVNHYVRKKWTRNRDIMSWWSNVVEFDNLNSENEHNANPPKLKRRKASASSSGYRTGLAGSKPTRVLRSRKLVQEKVTLTSAHYRPCTILSWLIDNDVVFPSEKVHYCTAKGSHPMAQGTISRLGIVCNCCQKVFSLCDFESHAGCSENHVGCSNHIPAANIFLDDGRSILDCQMQLLSEKRKRSCRSQPHGRIKGNWTPGENDSFCTVCCDGGHLVLCDLCPSAFHKSCIGLKDVPDGDWFCPACCCGLCGQSILKKDRKPTMHYRTCGQCEREYHTGCLRKISADMLESDPKGNWFCRESCKKIYLGLHECLGKQFPAGIDSLTWSLLKSDSKDTNEPNNDAITETYSRLNLAVIVMHECFKPFKKPHTGTDLAEDIIFSRGSDRNRMNCQGFYTMLLEKNDEIISVATVRIYGAQVAEIPLIGTKFQYRRGGMCRLLMHLLEKMLMNLGVERLVLPTVPHLLDNWSSFGFSKMTDSQRLQVLDYRFMEFRDTIICQKSLMKIPLAEPCPSEGTPLFISGSVDNMDSNGSSGDNVSITWKIDNFSTLLCIKKYSDTFLTGQLRWRILLFPNGRESVDDLSVSFDVEGGSELPLGWSRYAQLSMTMVNQLQRSKSITKESRHVFNRGGSDCGFTSLIPLNELHDPSKGYLVNDTCIIEANITVCKARIQISHDQKTGLESVDVPNPSTAARRASCFKNVTAVHDATTSQHVYIELSDASSEPMEVPDLSSATRKATSFQHMTASQDTASSAEVIKFFSGTSTDHSLDEEFDVVSSTSPSDLLNFRGLADIKKDFVPLLEEVCLWHPSLIECQRKSSPQFTEWAFTALGKVLHFLKTKKVKDMTTYVCKDLQILWNELKAFGFDLTWLKPHVERALGMSKFVESTTELKRAAENVKALEIESKRLKAKLAAARSDLDKAGQGFEEIMDSELGYHTR
- the LOC112173256 gene encoding uncharacterized protein LOC112173256 isoform X1, with product MERRKDQRVNHYVRKKWTRNRDIMSWWSNVVEFDNLNSENEHNANPPKLKRRKASASSSGYRTGLAGSKPTRVLRSRKLVQEKVTLTSAHYRPCTILSWLIDNDVVFPSEKVHYCTAKGSHPMAQGTISRLGIVCNCCQKVFSLCDFESHAGCSENHVGCSNHIPAANIFLDDGRSILDCQMQLLSEKRKRSCRSQPHGRIKGNWTPGENDSFCTVCCDGGHLVLCDLCPSAFHKSCIGLKDVPDGDWFCPACCCGLCGQSILKKDRKPTMHYRTCGQCEREYHTGCLRKISADMLESDPKGNWFCRESCKKIYLGLHECLGKQFPAGIDSLTWSLLKSDSKDTNEPNNDAITETYSRLNLAVIVMHECFKPFKKPHTGTDLAEDIIFSRGSDRNRMNCQGFYTMLLEKNDEIISVATVRIYGAQVAEIPLIGTKFQYRRGGMCRLLMHLLEKMLMNLGVERLVLPTVPHLLDNWSSFGFSKMTDSQRLQVLDYRFMEFRDTIICQKSLMKIPLAEPCPSEGTPLFISGSVDNMDSNGSSGDNVSITWKIDNFSTLLCIKKYSDTFLTGQLRWRILLFPNGRESVDDLSVSFDVEGGSELPLGWSRYAQLSMTMVNQLQRSKSITKESRHVFNRGGSDCGFTSLIPLNELHDPSKGYLVNDTCIIEANITVCKARIQISHDQKTGLESVDVPNPSTAARRASCFKNVTAVHDATTSQHVYIELSDASSEPMEVPDLSSATRKATSFQHMTASQDTASSAEVIKFFSGTSTDHSLDEEFDVVSSTSPSDLLNFRGLADIKKDFVPLLEEVCLWHPSLIECQRKSSPQFTEWAFTALGKVLHFLKTKKVKDMTTYVCKDLQILWNELKAFGFDLTWLKPHVERALGMSKFVESTTELKRAAENVKALEIESKRLKAKLAAARSDLDKAGQGFEEIMDSELGYHTR